A stretch of the Geovibrio thiophilus genome encodes the following:
- a CDS encoding flagellin, producing MALTIYQNVMSLNTQRYLGQTQNQLSKSLERLSSGLRINHAADDASGLAISEKLRGQITGLKRASMNAQDGISMLQTAEGALGEVSSMLQRMRELAVQAANGTYTSNDRIEIQKEVDQLKDEIDRISTSTEFNTKKLLNGDGTALWSASSDAISAIIRDDVAEGNYKIELNTQAGQNQVFKTDIMTLKDGIIGAEIVTSGSSSGNLTNVSFVSDPETMPSTGTAYFSVVISGNGVIASSSSTVQTLAYYGQPGSSFLVSNATAAATGGRSGYIEVEFADDANAGDTANVTLNVRFIDALTGTVSQWVKVTAAYTALSSSTYTVDTAAAGLQNSAGNTIDIDFSFTLSASGSVQSGDKVLFSLSGGVAANGNYAGSGGGSIQLTGGPVGQNGPTIYFTAQNSLTPPDNGDTITDYNQVQVYYAQLNTQTGNLDLGNLTLNFKELSNDQPTPNGRTMTDAFDLEITGAGEAATTTTKLKDISVFTDADGNNIFSNKQELTIWGNGSNITIYLQGDDTIADLEQKLEEAIAELGMGSDSASVNSHLVDYVSMPSNSGERSVKGTFIIQTALTGEQGEISFSGDQALIDAFSLAEIQESVNNTTKVTVKDAHTGQLVGVDETSDDRVYGIIDGVEIVIDSRAGVTETWNSVTQSIEFATDTSSAAKEHFLHVVDNSTDLQIGANQGQSLSVSIPQLDVEGLGIENVTLVSQTLAQRAIPDIDAALNKVVTVRATIGAQINRLEYTITNLDTARENMTAAESRIRDLDVADEMATFTRYQILSQSGVAMLAQANQIPQMALSLLQG from the coding sequence ATGGCACTCACAATTTATCAGAACGTGATGTCTCTGAATACGCAGAGATACCTCGGACAAACTCAGAACCAACTCAGTAAGTCTCTTGAGAGACTCTCATCAGGTCTGCGTATCAACCACGCAGCAGACGATGCTTCCGGCCTGGCGATATCCGAAAAACTCAGAGGGCAGATAACCGGTCTTAAAAGAGCGTCAATGAACGCTCAGGACGGTATATCCATGCTCCAGACCGCAGAAGGCGCCCTCGGCGAAGTAAGCTCCATGCTTCAGCGTATGAGAGAACTCGCAGTTCAGGCGGCGAACGGTACCTATACCTCAAACGACAGGATCGAAATCCAGAAGGAAGTCGACCAGCTCAAAGACGAGATCGACAGGATCTCCACCTCTACCGAATTCAACACCAAAAAGCTTCTCAACGGTGACGGAACAGCTCTCTGGTCTGCAAGCAGTGACGCGATCAGCGCAATAATCAGAGACGACGTGGCCGAAGGGAACTACAAAATTGAGCTCAATACTCAGGCCGGTCAGAATCAGGTTTTTAAAACCGACATCATGACCCTTAAGGATGGTATAATCGGCGCTGAGATAGTAACCTCAGGCTCATCCAGCGGAAACCTGACAAACGTATCTTTTGTCAGCGATCCCGAAACAATGCCGTCTACAGGCACTGCGTACTTCAGTGTTGTAATAAGCGGCAACGGAGTCATAGCAAGCTCATCAAGCACAGTCCAGACTCTGGCATACTACGGACAACCCGGCTCTTCCTTCCTTGTGAGCAATGCAACAGCAGCCGCGACAGGCGGCAGAAGCGGTTATATCGAAGTCGAATTCGCTGACGATGCCAACGCCGGCGACACTGCGAATGTAACCCTTAATGTAAGATTCATAGACGCCCTTACGGGCACGGTAAGCCAGTGGGTTAAGGTTACGGCAGCCTACACTGCGCTTTCATCTTCAACATATACTGTGGACACAGCCGCAGCGGGTCTTCAGAACTCCGCCGGCAACACCATAGACATAGACTTCAGCTTTACGCTTTCAGCCAGCGGCTCTGTGCAGAGCGGTGACAAGGTTCTCTTCTCGCTCTCAGGCGGTGTCGCGGCAAACGGCAACTACGCGGGATCAGGCGGCGGTTCTATCCAGCTTACAGGCGGTCCCGTAGGACAGAACGGTCCCACGATCTACTTCACAGCCCAGAATTCACTCACTCCTCCCGACAACGGAGACACTATAACCGACTACAATCAGGTTCAGGTTTACTATGCTCAGCTCAATACCCAGACAGGAAACCTTGACCTCGGTAACCTGACGCTGAATTTCAAGGAGCTGTCAAACGATCAGCCCACCCCGAACGGGCGCACTATGACAGATGCCTTTGATCTTGAAATCACCGGAGCGGGCGAAGCGGCAACTACAACGACCAAACTGAAGGATATATCGGTGTTTACTGATGCTGACGGGAATAATATTTTCAGCAACAAACAGGAACTCACAATATGGGGTAACGGCTCTAACATTACCATATACCTTCAGGGCGACGACACCATAGCAGACCTTGAACAGAAGCTTGAGGAAGCTATTGCCGAACTCGGCATGGGTTCTGATTCCGCCAGCGTAAACAGCCATCTCGTGGATTACGTTTCAATGCCCTCCAACAGCGGTGAAAGAAGCGTTAAGGGTACTTTCATAATCCAGACAGCTCTTACAGGAGAGCAGGGAGAGATTTCTTTCAGCGGCGATCAGGCTCTTATAGACGCTTTTTCTCTCGCTGAGATTCAGGAATCAGTGAACAACACCACTAAGGTAACTGTAAAAGACGCTCACACTGGTCAGCTTGTCGGTGTGGACGAAACAAGTGATGACAGGGTTTACGGTATAATCGACGGTGTGGAAATAGTTATAGACTCCCGCGCCGGCGTTACCGAAACATGGAACTCTGTTACTCAGTCAATAGAATTTGCGACAGACACCAGCTCCGCCGCGAAAGAACATTTCCTCCATGTTGTTGATAACTCCACAGATCTCCAGATCGGAGCGAATCAGGGGCAGTCTCTCTCAGTGTCCATTCCTCAGCTTGATGTTGAGGGGCTCGGAATTGAGAATGTTACCCTTGTTTCACAGACACTTGCTCAAAGGGCCATCCCCGATATTGATGCCGCTCTGAACAAGGTTGTAACCGTGAGGGCGACTATCGGTGCGCAGATCAACAGGCTCGAATACACCATCACAAACCTTGATACGGCAAGAGAGAATATGACCGCCGCCGAATCACGCATACGCGACCTTGATGTTGCGGATGAAATGGCGACGTTCACAAGGTATCAGATACTCAGCCAATCAGGCGTAGCAATGCTGGCGCAGGCTAATCAGATACCCCAGATGGCTCTTTCGCTTCTTCAGGGTTAG
- the rseP gene encoding RIP metalloprotease RseP: MIQAIILLGLLIFFHELGHFLVAKYFKVYVEKFSIGFGPKLFSWKRGETEYMLSAIPLGGYVKMYGDGADYNPEGDTETPPEMKERAFNNKPLYARSLIVFAGPFANFLLAAIVYAVIFMAGVPRATAVIGELMPDMPAVEAGLLEGDKVISVDGKQVTFWDEMSSYIIERPGREIVFEIQRDDSRMEIVVTPRESVQKNVFGEDVKVGLVGVKVSDQYVRVNYGFFPSVKMGVEKTAEVTGLIITGVVKIFQKSVPADSIGGPIMILQMAKSSADEGVLMLLGLMAAISVNLAILNLLPIPVLDGGHLLFYAVEAVTRRPVSIKIREYANMAGMMFIFGLMFFAFYNDIIRIIKS; this comes from the coding sequence ATGATTCAGGCGATAATACTCTTAGGACTGCTCATCTTCTTTCATGAGCTGGGTCACTTTCTGGTTGCGAAATACTTTAAGGTGTATGTGGAGAAGTTTTCCATAGGTTTCGGACCGAAGCTTTTTTCATGGAAAAGAGGCGAGACGGAATACATGCTTTCGGCGATTCCTCTGGGCGGCTATGTGAAAATGTACGGTGACGGGGCTGATTACAACCCCGAAGGCGACACGGAAACTCCGCCGGAGATGAAAGAGAGGGCTTTCAATAACAAGCCGCTGTATGCCCGCTCGCTGATAGTTTTTGCCGGTCCATTTGCCAACTTCCTTCTGGCTGCCATAGTTTACGCAGTTATCTTCATGGCGGGTGTGCCCCGCGCGACGGCTGTTATAGGCGAACTCATGCCCGACATGCCCGCAGTTGAGGCAGGGCTTCTTGAAGGGGATAAGGTGATTTCCGTGGACGGAAAGCAGGTAACCTTCTGGGATGAAATGAGCTCATATATCATAGAACGCCCGGGCAGAGAGATAGTCTTTGAGATTCAGCGAGACGACAGCCGCATGGAAATAGTGGTAACGCCCAGAGAAAGCGTTCAGAAAAACGTTTTCGGCGAGGATGTGAAGGTCGGTCTGGTTGGTGTTAAGGTTTCGGATCAGTATGTAAGAGTAAATTACGGCTTCTTCCCCTCTGTTAAGATGGGTGTGGAGAAAACAGCGGAAGTGACAGGGCTGATCATCACCGGAGTTGTTAAAATCTTCCAGAAGTCGGTTCCCGCTGACTCCATAGGCGGACCGATAATGATCCTCCAGATGGCGAAAAGCTCGGCGGATGAGGGAGTGCTGATGCTTCTGGGGCTTATGGCGGCTATCAGCGTGAACCTTGCCATACTGAATCTTCTGCCCATTCCCGTGCTGGACGGCGGACATCTTCTTTTTTACGCGGTTGAAGCCGTCACCAGAAGACCGGTCAGCATAAAAATAAGGGAATATGCGAACATGGCGGGGATGATGTTCATCTTCGGTCTTATGTTCTTCGCTTTTTACAATGATATAATCAGGATAATCAAAAGCTGA
- the dxr gene encoding 1-deoxy-D-xylulose-5-phosphate reductoisomerase, with translation MKKIAIIGSTGSVGRQALDVIRLNRELFDVVLLSANSNRELLEEQCAEFGTKKSCLTHGSSECLISLLDETEADLVLIAAVGAAGILPAYETVKKGTDIALANKESIVAAGRLILDAAKKSGARVIPVDSEHSAVYQCLMGHKKEHVAKIILTASGGAFRKTPNDALEFMGVKEALKHPNWNMGSKITVDSATMMNKGLELIEARYLFDIEPDRLDVVIHPQSIVHSAVSYTDGSMLAQMGYPDMRVPISFALGLPERIESGVRQLDLCEISRLDFFKPDLNKYGCLRIAFQVLKKDMNGPMIIMNAANEIAVEHFMRKSISFIDIAPVIENVLDAFGDCTAEGIDEILELDGAARRWCSDLIQARR, from the coding sequence GTGAAAAAAATTGCCATAATAGGTTCCACAGGGTCTGTCGGCAGACAGGCTCTGGATGTTATCCGGCTCAACAGGGAGCTTTTTGATGTGGTTCTCCTCTCGGCGAACTCCAACAGAGAGCTTCTTGAGGAACAGTGCGCCGAGTTCGGCACGAAAAAATCATGCCTCACTCACGGCAGCAGCGAATGCCTTATTTCTCTGCTTGACGAAACAGAGGCGGATCTTGTTCTCATAGCCGCAGTGGGGGCGGCAGGGATACTTCCTGCCTACGAAACTGTGAAGAAGGGGACTGATATTGCCCTCGCCAACAAGGAATCCATAGTCGCCGCAGGCAGGCTTATTCTGGACGCCGCTAAGAAGAGCGGAGCAAGGGTTATACCCGTTGACAGTGAGCATTCTGCTGTTTATCAGTGTCTTATGGGTCATAAGAAGGAGCATGTGGCGAAGATAATTCTCACAGCCTCCGGCGGCGCCTTCCGCAAAACCCCCAATGACGCGCTGGAGTTTATGGGTGTGAAAGAGGCGCTTAAGCACCCTAACTGGAACATGGGCAGCAAGATAACAGTGGATTCCGCAACCATGATGAATAAGGGGCTTGAGCTTATCGAAGCCCGTTATCTTTTTGACATAGAGCCGGACAGGCTGGATGTTGTCATACATCCGCAGAGCATAGTCCATTCCGCCGTCAGCTATACGGACGGCAGTATGCTTGCCCAGATGGGTTATCCGGATATGCGTGTGCCTATCTCCTTTGCGCTCGGTCTGCCGGAGAGGATAGAGAGCGGCGTGAGACAACTTGATCTCTGCGAAATTTCGAGGCTTGATTTCTTTAAGCCGGATCTTAACAAATACGGGTGTCTGAGGATCGCTTTTCAGGTATTGAAAAAGGATATGAACGGTCCTATGATTATAATGAATGCGGCGAATGAAATTGCCGTTGAACATTTTATGCGCAAATCAATCAGTTTCATAGACATCGCTCCGGTGATAGAAAATGTGCTGGATGCCTTCGGCGATTGTACCGCCGAGGGGATAGATGAAATACTTGAGCTGGACGGAGCCGCCAGACGCTGGTGCAGTGATTTAATACAGGCTCGGAGATAA
- a CDS encoding phosphatidate cytidylyltransferase, translating into MSNRLTRILTAIAAMPPVIAGIIWLNDIMFFLVLLLLILGGTWEFYRFLTADGKPLLAFPVMTGAVLIPAGFFLGGTSGALFGLYIASAMVFVIKLFGKAPLDDTYEHLSVSMIAIMYYPFFMSFFIPLREIDFHWLFYLCAIIWFSDSFAYFIGVMFGKRKMYELISPKKSMEGLAGGFIGGITGAFLYAHFFMEISLVHVLISSVLLTGAGVVGDLVESMFKRKSGIKDSGTVFPGHGGILDRTDSIAFAAPVLYFYVMLAV; encoded by the coding sequence GTGAGCAACAGACTGACACGTATTTTAACGGCAATAGCCGCTATGCCCCCGGTGATAGCGGGCATAATATGGCTTAACGATATAATGTTTTTTCTCGTCCTGCTTCTCCTTATACTGGGCGGAACATGGGAATTTTACAGGTTTCTCACGGCGGACGGAAAGCCGCTTCTCGCCTTTCCTGTCATGACCGGAGCAGTGCTCATACCCGCGGGCTTTTTTCTCGGCGGAACATCCGGGGCTCTTTTCGGGCTTTATATAGCCTCGGCGATGGTGTTTGTCATCAAGCTGTTCGGCAAAGCCCCCTTGGACGACACCTATGAGCACCTTTCAGTCTCTATGATAGCTATAATGTATTATCCGTTTTTCATGTCTTTTTTCATCCCTCTCAGGGAGATAGATTTTCACTGGCTTTTTTATCTCTGTGCAATCATCTGGTTCAGCGATTCATTCGCCTATTTCATCGGAGTCATGTTCGGCAAAAGAAAAATGTATGAGCTTATCAGCCCGAAAAAGAGCATGGAAGGGCTTGCGGGCGGCTTCATCGGCGGCATAACCGGCGCTTTTCTTTATGCTCATTTTTTTATGGAGATCTCCCTTGTCCATGTGCTTATCTCTTCCGTGCTTCTTACAGGAGCGGGTGTTGTGGGTGACCTTGTGGAATCCATGTTCAAGCGCAAGAGCGGGATAAAGGACAGCGGCACGGTTTTCCCCGGGCACGGCGGAATACTGGACAGGACAGATTCCATTGCGTTTGCCGCTCCTGTGCTGTATTTCTATGTGATGCTGGCGGTGTAG
- a CDS encoding isoprenyl transferase has protein sequence MPDILPVHLAIIMDGNGRWAKQRKMPRIMGHKKGVDVVNKVVRHSSRLGIKYLSLFAFSMENWKRPGDEVGFLMRLLDEYIEKELTTILKENIRFTVTGQTELIPEGTRKKLLDAADRSAANTGMVLNLALSYGGRAEIADAGRRIAELAAAGRLKPEDITEDNFLEFMYHPEIPDVDLLIRTSGELRISNFMLWRIAYSELYFTDKLWPDITEDDIDEALEDFAGRTRRFGKTDEQIDT, from the coding sequence ATGCCCGATATACTGCCCGTTCATCTGGCGATAATCATGGACGGAAACGGCAGATGGGCTAAACAGCGGAAAATGCCCCGCATAATGGGGCATAAGAAAGGGGTGGATGTTGTCAATAAGGTTGTGCGCCACTCCTCAAGGCTCGGTATAAAATACCTCTCCCTGTTTGCCTTCAGTATGGAAAACTGGAAACGTCCCGGCGACGAGGTTGGTTTTCTCATGCGCCTTCTTGATGAATATATCGAAAAAGAGCTTACTACTATCCTGAAGGAGAATATCCGCTTCACCGTGACAGGTCAGACGGAGCTCATCCCCGAAGGCACACGGAAAAAACTTCTGGATGCCGCGGACAGATCTGCCGCTAATACAGGCATGGTTCTTAACCTTGCCCTCAGCTACGGCGGCAGGGCAGAAATAGCAGACGCAGGCAGAAGGATAGCCGAACTCGCAGCGGCGGGCAGGCTTAAGCCGGAAGACATAACAGAGGATAACTTCCTTGAGTTTATGTATCATCCTGAGATTCCCGATGTGGATTTGCTTATCCGCACCAGCGGCGAACTGCGCATAAGCAATTTCATGCTCTGGCGCATAGCCTACAGCGAGCTCTACTTCACGGACAAGCTCTGGCCGGATATAACCGAAGATGATATAGACGAAGCCCTTGAAGACTTCGCCGGCCGTACCCGCCGATTCGGTAAAACCGACGAGCAGATTGATACATAA
- the frr gene encoding ribosome recycling factor: protein MLNTVLNEASSKMEKALNHLKDEFKAVRTGRASISVFDNVRVDYYGTPTPLSGVATLSAPEPRLIVIQPWDTSLIPAIEKAIMSSNLGYNPQNDGKVVRIPIPQLTEERRKEFVKLVKKMGEETKVAVRNIRRDANDELKKLEKDKTISEDDCKKGQDKVQEVTNDFVKKIDSAIEHKEKEIMEI, encoded by the coding sequence ATGCTTAATACAGTGCTCAATGAAGCATCATCTAAAATGGAGAAGGCTCTTAACCACCTTAAGGATGAATTTAAGGCGGTAAGAACAGGCAGAGCCTCCATTTCCGTTTTTGACAATGTAAGGGTTGACTATTACGGAACACCCACGCCACTCAGCGGTGTGGCTACCTTAAGCGCGCCGGAACCCAGACTCATCGTCATTCAGCCGTGGGACACAAGCCTCATCCCCGCCATAGAAAAAGCGATAATGTCCAGCAACTTAGGCTACAATCCGCAGAACGACGGCAAGGTTGTCCGCATCCCAATTCCTCAGCTTACCGAAGAGCGCAGAAAAGAGTTCGTGAAGCTGGTTAAGAAAATGGGCGAGGAAACAAAGGTTGCCGTGCGCAATATCCGCCGTGACGCCAACGACGAACTGAAAAAACTCGAAAAAGATAAAACTATTTCCGAAGACGACTGCAAGAAAGGACAGGACAAAGTTCAGGAAGTCACAAACGATTTCGTGAAAAAGATTGATTCCGCCATTGAGCATAAAGAAAAGGAAATAATGGAGATCTGA
- the pyrH gene encoding UMP kinase produces MELKYKRVLLKLSGEALMGESGYGIDVDTVNFIAREIKEVQELGVKVGIVVGGGNIFRGVSEASKSMDRVTADYMGMLATVINALALQDALENHGCATRVQTSIEMRQIAEPFIRRRAMRHLEKDRVVIFAAGTGNPYFTTDTAATLRSSEMNAEVVLKATKVDGIYDSDPKKNPCAVKYESINYLQVLNEGLKVMDSTAISMCMDNAMPIIVFNIYGKGNMKKIITGEKIGTIVEVDNA; encoded by the coding sequence ATGGAGCTTAAATACAAACGGGTGCTGCTCAAGCTGAGCGGCGAAGCGCTCATGGGCGAGAGCGGGTACGGCATAGACGTGGACACGGTAAATTTTATTGCCCGGGAAATAAAAGAGGTTCAGGAACTAGGCGTTAAAGTCGGCATAGTTGTGGGCGGCGGAAACATTTTCAGAGGCGTTTCCGAAGCCTCCAAATCAATGGACAGAGTAACGGCGGACTATATGGGCATGCTTGCCACGGTTATAAACGCTCTTGCGTTGCAGGACGCTCTTGAGAATCACGGCTGCGCAACCCGTGTGCAGACCTCCATCGAAATGAGGCAGATAGCCGAACCCTTCATCCGCCGTCGGGCGATGAGGCATCTTGAGAAAGACAGGGTGGTGATCTTCGCCGCCGGAACAGGCAACCCTTATTTCACCACGGACACAGCGGCGACACTCCGCTCATCCGAGATGAATGCCGAAGTTGTGCTGAAGGCGACCAAGGTTGACGGCATATACGACAGTGACCCCAAGAAAAACCCCTGTGCGGTAAAATACGAAAGTATAAACTATCTTCAGGTGCTCAACGAAGGACTCAAGGTTATGGATTCCACTGCTATTTCCATGTGCATGGACAACGCCATGCCCATAATAGTTTTTAACATATACGGCAAAGGAAACATGAAAAAAATAATAACAGGCGAAAAGATAGGAACAATAGTGGAGGTTGATAATGCTTAA
- the lepB gene encoding signal peptidase I: protein MAEKENMKITPENTEAEKPKKKKDGFFDSLVVAVVIALFIKTFLIQTYTIPSGSMLDTLLIGDYIIVNRLAYKFGDPERGDVMVFEYPLEPAKSFIKRVIGTPGDKISIRNKQLFINGEPYKEDYKQIKDDAYFPAELTSRDNIEEFTVPEGKYFMMGDNRDASYDGRFWGFISKDMIKGRALLIYWSLETPEYDSPWSKMPLRALRFLNPKYDRFDRVFKLIH, encoded by the coding sequence ATGGCTGAAAAAGAGAACATGAAGATCACACCGGAAAATACCGAAGCAGAGAAACCGAAAAAAAAGAAGGACGGGTTCTTTGACTCCCTCGTTGTGGCTGTGGTCATAGCTCTGTTCATAAAAACTTTTCTGATACAGACATATACGATTCCATCCGGCTCCATGTTGGACACTCTGCTCATAGGCGACTATATCATCGTGAACAGACTTGCCTATAAGTTCGGCGATCCGGAAAGAGGGGATGTCATGGTGTTCGAGTACCCCCTTGAGCCCGCAAAGAGCTTCATCAAAAGAGTGATAGGCACGCCGGGCGATAAGATAAGTATAAGGAACAAGCAGCTTTTCATAAACGGTGAACCGTATAAAGAGGACTACAAGCAGATTAAGGACGATGCCTACTTCCCCGCAGAGCTCACCAGCAGGGATAACATAGAGGAATTTACAGTGCCCGAGGGAAAGTACTTCATGATGGGCGACAACAGGGACGCCAGCTATGACGGGCGCTTCTGGGGCTTCATCTCAAAGGATATGATCAAGGGCAGGGCGCTTCTGATCTACTGGTCGCTGGAGACGCCGGAGTATGACTCCCCGTGGTCGAAAATGCCTCTGCGCGCGCTGAGATTTCTCAATCCCAAGTACGATCGCTTCGACAGGGTCTTTAAACTCATTCATTGA
- the lepA gene encoding translation elongation factor 4 yields the protein MKQELIRNFSIVAHIDHGKSTIADRLIEFTGGLDKRNMKEQVLDSMDIERERGITIKAQTVRLFYKADDGNTYQLNLIDTPGHVDFTYEVSRSLAACDGGLLVVDAAQGVEAQTIANAYMAIDQDLELIPVLNKIDLPSADPDRVRKEIEDIVGIDASDAVLASAKDGVGIKEILESVVRRIPVPKGDENAPLKAMIFDSWYDSYQGVVVLIRVIDGTVKAGDKIKFMSTNQQYLLDKVGVFTPKPLTVNDLSVGEVGFFTAAIKDITDVNIGDTVTLASNPAKEAFPGFKTVKPVVFCGLYPVDSADFEDVRDALDKLRLNDSSITYEAESSVALGFGFRCGFLGLLHMEIIQERLEREFDLDLVTTAPTVVFKVMKTNGEMIEVDNPADLPEPSEIDFIEEPIIAATVILPETYVGGIIQLMVAKRGTQKNMRYLTQGRVILEYELPLGEVVMDFYDKLKSISRGYASFDYEFAGYRQANLVKLDILINGEAVDALSIIVHRDHSFYKGRDLVEKLKEVIHRQMFDIAIQAAIGNKILSRSTVKAFRKNVIAKCYGGDISRKRKLLEKQKAGKKRMKQVGNVEIPQEAFLAVLRIGQD from the coding sequence ATGAAACAAGAGCTTATTCGCAATTTCAGCATTGTAGCGCATATTGACCACGGCAAGTCCACCATTGCCGACCGTCTCATTGAGTTTACCGGCGGTCTGGACAAAAGGAACATGAAGGAACAGGTTCTGGACAGCATGGATATTGAGCGTGAGCGCGGAATTACAATCAAAGCGCAGACTGTGCGCCTTTTCTATAAAGCCGATGACGGCAATACCTACCAGCTCAACCTTATCGATACTCCCGGGCATGTGGATTTCACCTATGAAGTTTCCAGAAGCCTTGCCGCGTGCGACGGCGGTCTGCTTGTGGTGGACGCCGCTCAGGGCGTGGAGGCACAGACAATCGCCAACGCCTATATGGCGATAGATCAGGATCTGGAGCTTATTCCTGTTCTCAATAAGATTGACCTCCCCAGCGCCGATCCGGACAGGGTCAGGAAAGAGATTGAGGATATAGTGGGGATTGACGCCAGCGACGCAGTACTCGCCAGCGCAAAGGACGGTGTGGGGATCAAGGAGATTCTTGAGTCTGTGGTCAGGCGCATCCCTGTACCGAAGGGTGACGAGAACGCTCCGCTTAAGGCTATGATATTCGACTCATGGTACGACAGCTATCAGGGCGTTGTAGTTCTGATCAGGGTAATTGACGGAACTGTTAAAGCGGGAGACAAGATCAAGTTCATGTCCACCAACCAGCAGTATCTGTTGGACAAGGTAGGGGTTTTTACTCCTAAGCCGCTGACGGTGAATGATCTTTCCGTGGGCGAGGTGGGTTTCTTCACCGCTGCTATTAAAGATATAACCGATGTTAATATAGGCGATACAGTGACGCTCGCGTCCAATCCGGCAAAGGAAGCGTTTCCCGGGTTCAAGACAGTTAAGCCCGTGGTATTCTGCGGTCTCTACCCTGTGGATTCCGCCGATTTCGAGGATGTGCGTGACGCTCTGGACAAGCTTAGGCTTAACGACAGCTCCATAACATACGAAGCGGAAAGCTCCGTTGCTCTGGGGTTTGGGTTCCGCTGCGGCTTCCTTGGTCTGCTCCATATGGAGATAATTCAGGAGAGGCTTGAGCGTGAGTTTGACCTTGATCTGGTTACCACAGCCCCCACGGTTGTGTTCAAGGTGATGAAGACAAACGGAGAGATGATAGAGGTGGATAACCCCGCTGATCTTCCCGAGCCTTCGGAGATAGACTTCATCGAGGAACCTATAATAGCCGCGACCGTGATCCTGCCTGAGACCTATGTGGGCGGAATAATCCAGCTTATGGTTGCAAAACGCGGCACACAGAAGAACATGCGCTACCTCACGCAGGGCAGGGTTATTCTGGAGTATGAACTCCCTCTCGGCGAAGTTGTCATGGATTTTTACGACAAGCTTAAGTCCATATCAAGGGGCTATGCCTCCTTCGATTATGAATTCGCGGGCTACAGGCAGGCGAATCTTGTTAAGCTTGATATACTTATAAACGGCGAAGCCGTGGACGCCCTCAGCATAATAGTTCACAGAGACCACTCTTTTTATAAGGGGCGGGATCTTGTGGAGAAGCTGAAGGAAGTTATCCACAGACAGATGTTCGACATAGCGATTCAGGCGGCAATCGGTAATAAAATTCTTTCCCGTTCGACAGTTAAGGCGTTCAGGAAAAACGTTATCGCAAAATGCTACGGCGGGGACATAAGTCGTAAGCGCAAGCTTCTTGAAAAGCAGAAAGCGGGTAAGAAACGCATGAAGCAGGTGGGCAATGTGGAGATTCCGCAGGAAGCCTTCCTTGCAGTGCTTAGGATAGGACAGGATTAA